In Hyalangium ruber, a single window of DNA contains:
- a CDS encoding YcaO-like family protein — MRTNEDSPSWVEQLVSARIGIGHAITRTPSRAGEPRVHLCSVEAAPLGPLNSLPPRRNCGGAGLTPEEALRSALGELLEGYCASFMEPKNILFGTYRQLRNHHEVIEPERFALFSDRQYARPGFPFQRFSDDAPLSWVWGYSLVRRKPILLPASRVYMPCLTRPGEADIGHTLSTGLGAGPSRERAILSGLYECLERDAFTLFWMNDLPVRRIDLRGASRATPAGRVFLEHLAVPGHEYRAYDITHDLGVPTTYTILSCQTFQGPLHVVGAASRLDGSQATLKALLEAVQGKPYVLWQLQRHAGWKPAADFSNVTDFSLSCMLYTAVRELTPHLLGIDQRVSAELTLDALPRWEPTDATTELEELVRRLEAQGYEALVVDLTTPDIRSLGLTVVRVVTPELQPLHADHRWPFLGGKRLYEVPVRIGARAERVKEEQLSRYPHPFP, encoded by the coding sequence ATGCGAACGAATGAAGACTCCCCCTCTTGGGTGGAACAGCTGGTCAGTGCTCGCATCGGAATCGGGCATGCGATCACACGGACTCCGTCTCGAGCAGGCGAGCCGCGCGTCCACCTCTGCAGCGTCGAGGCGGCCCCCCTGGGCCCACTCAACAGTCTCCCGCCCCGGCGGAACTGCGGCGGCGCGGGGCTGACCCCCGAAGAGGCCTTACGCTCCGCGCTCGGAGAGTTGCTGGAGGGCTACTGCGCCTCGTTCATGGAGCCCAAGAACATCCTCTTCGGCACCTACCGACAGCTCCGCAATCACCACGAGGTCATCGAACCCGAGCGGTTCGCGCTCTTCTCGGATCGCCAATACGCGCGACCCGGCTTTCCGTTCCAACGCTTCTCGGACGACGCACCTCTCTCTTGGGTCTGGGGGTACTCCCTCGTCCGGAGAAAGCCCATCCTGCTCCCTGCCTCCCGTGTCTACATGCCCTGCCTCACTCGGCCCGGCGAAGCGGACATCGGTCACACCCTCTCGACGGGATTGGGCGCGGGCCCTTCACGGGAGCGCGCCATCCTCTCCGGCCTCTACGAGTGTCTCGAGCGGGACGCGTTCACCCTCTTCTGGATGAACGATCTCCCAGTTCGCCGGATCGACCTCCGCGGCGCATCCCGCGCAACGCCTGCCGGCCGCGTGTTTCTCGAACACCTCGCCGTCCCGGGCCATGAGTACCGGGCCTACGACATCACCCACGATCTCGGCGTGCCCACGACCTACACCATCCTGTCCTGCCAGACGTTCCAGGGGCCGCTCCACGTGGTGGGCGCCGCTTCGCGACTCGATGGAAGCCAGGCCACGCTGAAGGCACTCCTGGAAGCCGTTCAAGGCAAACCGTACGTCCTGTGGCAGCTCCAGCGCCACGCCGGCTGGAAGCCCGCGGCGGACTTCTCGAACGTCACCGACTTCTCGCTCTCGTGCATGCTCTACACGGCGGTGCGGGAGCTGACACCCCACCTGCTCGGAATCGACCAGCGGGTGAGCGCGGAGCTGACCCTGGACGCGCTGCCCCGATGGGAGCCCACCGACGCGACCACCGAGCTCGAGGAGCTGGTCCGCCGGCTGGAAGCCCAGGGCTACGAGGCCTTGGTGGTCGATCTCACGACGCCGGATATCCGGTCGCTCGGGCTGACGGTGGTTCGTGTCGTCACCCCGGAGCTCCAGCCGCTCCACGCCGACCATCGCTGGCCCTTCCTCGGAGGCAAGCGACTCTACGAAGTCCCCGTCCGGATCGGGGCTCGCGCGGAGCGGGTGAAGGAGGAACAGCTGAGCCGCTATCCCCACCCCTTCCCCTGA
- a CDS encoding SagB/ThcOx family dehydrogenase yields the protein MRPKARRILQEFEQGDTALGLLFHENSKLTPHRQQEMHRRIGRILSEGLLKQFSKSYKSYPSHPQVELPRAELVLARELQEIIVGRRSVRAFDPTGPVTLQELANLLQLSYGITGTLEGPGVTQYLRAIPSAGALYPLELYLLAQRVQGLAPGLYHYRVAHHALEVLELGDQSERLRCMERDWTMSSTAACCLVISGMFERTMIKYQERGYRFVLMEAGMLGQHATLLAECQRIRSCMMGGWADDELNQLFGLDGLSESVLLALCLGRTPRESAHE from the coding sequence ATGAGACCGAAAGCCAGACGCATCCTTCAGGAATTCGAGCAGGGAGACACGGCCCTGGGCCTCCTGTTCCACGAGAACTCCAAGCTCACGCCCCACCGGCAGCAGGAGATGCACCGGCGGATCGGTCGGATCCTCTCCGAGGGGCTCCTGAAGCAGTTCTCGAAGTCCTACAAGAGCTACCCCAGCCATCCGCAGGTGGAATTACCGCGCGCGGAGCTGGTCCTGGCTCGGGAACTCCAGGAGATCATCGTGGGCCGGCGCTCCGTCCGTGCATTCGATCCCACCGGGCCCGTAACACTCCAGGAGTTGGCCAACCTCCTTCAGCTCTCGTATGGCATCACGGGCACGCTGGAAGGCCCAGGGGTGACGCAATACCTGCGGGCCATCCCCAGCGCCGGCGCGCTCTATCCCCTCGAGCTCTACCTGCTGGCGCAACGGGTCCAAGGGCTTGCCCCGGGCCTTTATCACTACCGTGTGGCGCACCACGCCCTCGAGGTGCTGGAACTCGGGGACCAGTCCGAGCGCCTGCGGTGCATGGAGCGAGACTGGACCATGAGCTCGACCGCCGCGTGCTGCCTGGTGATCAGCGGGATGTTCGAGCGGACGATGATCAAGTACCAGGAGCGCGGCTATCGGTTCGTCCTCATGGAAGCCGGAATGCTGGGCCAACACGCAACCCTGCTGGCGGAGTGCCAGCGCATCCGCTCCTGCATGATGGGGGGGTGGGCCGACGATGAGCTCAACCAGCTCTTTGGACTCGACGGCCTCTCCGAGTCCGTGCTCCTCGCCCTCTGTCTCGGACGGACTCCAAGGGAGAGCGCTCATGAGTGA
- a CDS encoding ABC transporter ATP-binding protein: MSEFAPPAIEAKGLVKHYGGTVAVDGIDLVVQSGECVGLLGPNGAGKSTTMELLEGLQAPTSGSVSLLGQRWEGDSTGLRARIGIAPQETRFYGRLTVHETLELFRSFYPRGLSVDELIGLARLEEKRGAYVMHLSGGQLQRLSLAAALAGDPELLFLDEPTAGLDPQSREALWDILSGLKAGGRTVVLTTHYLGEAQMLCDWVAIVDRGRIVTQGKPTELIAGIGGGHVIELVASRAFAPETLADLPTLHNLFPRGAGFTLHVAELHLALPWLMERVRSLGMTLRALSTREATLDDVFLAFTGRSLRESEPT, from the coding sequence ATGAGTGAATTCGCTCCCCCTGCCATCGAGGCCAAGGGGCTGGTCAAACACTACGGCGGCACGGTGGCTGTCGATGGCATCGATCTGGTCGTCCAGTCGGGCGAGTGCGTCGGGCTGCTCGGTCCCAATGGCGCGGGAAAGAGCACCACGATGGAGCTGCTCGAGGGGCTCCAGGCGCCAACGTCGGGGAGCGTGAGCCTGCTCGGCCAACGCTGGGAGGGAGATTCGACGGGGCTGCGCGCCCGTATCGGCATCGCTCCACAGGAGACGCGGTTCTACGGCCGGTTGACGGTCCACGAGACGCTCGAACTCTTCCGCTCCTTCTACCCCCGCGGCCTCTCGGTGGACGAGCTCATCGGACTGGCGCGACTGGAGGAGAAGCGTGGGGCCTATGTGATGCACCTGTCAGGTGGTCAGCTGCAACGGCTCTCGCTCGCCGCCGCGCTGGCAGGCGATCCGGAGCTGCTGTTCTTGGATGAGCCCACCGCCGGGCTGGATCCACAATCGCGCGAAGCCCTCTGGGACATCCTCTCGGGCCTCAAGGCCGGCGGACGCACGGTGGTGCTGACCACCCACTACCTGGGCGAGGCTCAGATGCTCTGTGACTGGGTGGCCATCGTCGACCGTGGACGCATCGTGACCCAGGGAAAGCCCACCGAGCTGATCGCCGGCATCGGAGGCGGGCACGTCATCGAGCTGGTAGCGAGCAGGGCATTTGCCCCCGAGACGCTGGCCGACTTGCCGACGCTCCACAACCTCTTCCCGCGTGGCGCTGGATTCACCCTGCATGTGGCGGAGCTTCACCTGGCGCTGCCCTGGTTGATGGAGCGGGTGCGCTCGCTGGGCATGACGCTCCGCGCGCTCTCGACGCGCGAGGCGACCCTCGACGACGTGTTCCTGGCCTTCACCGGCCGCAGCCTGCGTGAGAGTGAGCCAACATGA
- a CDS encoding ABC transporter permease, translating into MKPSPMRLLFLLRVRSLLREPWALFWTFGLPLLLSLSLGFAFRDKAPSVLSVAVTDGLDAEGITARLDASPDLSAERLPPAEAMKALKQGRVMLVVEPGPPLRLNVDPLQQDGRIARLATLNVLERSPGGAEQVVVKDSPREGTGRRYVDFLIPGVVGFALMSSAIWGVGSVLVQLRTGKMLKRMVATPMKRGSFLFSFLVWRGALGLVEILVLLGFARLVFGVRVSGGVLAFTAFGLLGAVCLAGVAVLVASRARNLETANGVMSVTSMSMGLLSGVFFSVSHFPAWLQGLVQWLPLNALNHGLRGILLDGAGLLSLGKDLLVLGAWGLASFLAARRTFLWT; encoded by the coding sequence ATGAAGCCCTCCCCGATGCGTCTCCTGTTCCTGCTTCGGGTCCGCAGCCTCCTGCGCGAGCCGTGGGCGCTCTTCTGGACTTTCGGCCTTCCGCTGTTGCTGTCCCTGTCACTCGGGTTCGCCTTCCGCGACAAGGCCCCGTCGGTGCTCTCCGTGGCCGTGACGGACGGGTTGGACGCGGAGGGGATCACGGCCCGCCTCGACGCATCCCCGGACCTGAGCGCCGAGCGCCTGCCTCCAGCCGAGGCGATGAAGGCACTGAAGCAGGGTCGGGTCATGCTCGTGGTGGAGCCTGGTCCTCCGCTCCGGCTGAACGTTGACCCCTTGCAGCAAGACGGGCGAATCGCGCGTCTGGCGACCCTGAACGTGCTCGAACGGTCGCCTGGAGGAGCGGAGCAGGTGGTGGTGAAGGACTCGCCGCGCGAGGGCACGGGCCGCCGCTACGTCGACTTCCTCATCCCCGGGGTGGTGGGCTTCGCGCTCATGTCGTCGGCCATCTGGGGGGTGGGCTCGGTGCTCGTACAGCTGCGAACAGGCAAGATGCTCAAGCGGATGGTGGCCACGCCCATGAAGCGGGGCAGCTTCCTGTTCTCCTTTCTGGTCTGGCGTGGCGCGCTCGGGTTGGTCGAGATCCTCGTCCTGTTGGGCTTCGCCCGGCTCGTGTTCGGAGTCCGGGTCTCGGGTGGTGTGCTGGCGTTCACGGCCTTCGGGCTGCTCGGCGCGGTCTGCCTTGCGGGGGTGGCCGTGTTGGTGGCCAGCCGTGCGCGGAACCTGGAGACGGCCAACGGCGTGATGAGCGTGACCAGCATGTCGATGGGACTCCTCTCCGGCGTCTTCTTCTCCGTGAGTCACTTCCCCGCCTGGCTGCAGGGGCTCGTGCAGTGGCTCCCGTTGAACGCGCTCAACCATGGCCTGCGCGGCATCCTGCTGGACGGCGCGGGGCTTCTCTCCCTGGGCAAGGATCTGCTCGTGCTGGGAGCCTGGGGGCTGGCCTCCTTCCTGGCGGCGCGGCGCACCTTCCTCTGGACGTAG
- a CDS encoding TetR/AcrR family transcriptional regulator yields the protein MVQTRKPETHARVLAAAEQAFAEAGYEGATVADIAARAGVSTGNVYRYFENKDALFYEVLPDAFAVTFLRLVQRRVRALARADDLTALDASARGKAEELLRFWVEHRRQVIILLDRSKGSRHEAFAERFVSALMRPTLAKFRADTGTRLSGAARFVLEQIFRNTVRTIVSILEAHEDEASIRNAFQGFWSYQLAGLAGFSKWVAT from the coding sequence ATGGTCCAGACGCGCAAACCGGAGACGCATGCCCGTGTGCTCGCAGCGGCCGAGCAAGCCTTCGCCGAGGCTGGCTACGAGGGCGCCACCGTGGCCGACATCGCGGCACGTGCCGGCGTGTCGACGGGCAACGTCTATCGCTACTTCGAGAACAAGGACGCGCTCTTCTACGAGGTGCTTCCCGACGCGTTCGCCGTCACATTCCTCCGCCTCGTGCAGAGGCGCGTCCGAGCCCTCGCGCGCGCGGATGACCTCACGGCGCTCGACGCGTCAGCCCGGGGCAAAGCAGAGGAGTTGCTGCGCTTCTGGGTCGAGCATCGACGGCAGGTGATCATCCTCCTCGACCGCTCGAAGGGCTCGCGGCATGAGGCCTTCGCCGAGCGATTCGTGAGCGCCTTGATGCGCCCCACGCTCGCGAAGTTCCGGGCCGACACGGGCACACGGCTCTCGGGGGCCGCGCGCTTCGTCCTCGAGCAGATCTTCCGCAACACCGTCCGCACCATCGTCTCGATCCTGGAGGCGCATGAGGATGAGGCGTCTATCCGCAACGCCTTCCAGGGATTTTGGAGTTACCAGCTCGCGGGCCTCGCGGGCTTTTCAAAATGGGTGGCCACATGA
- a CDS encoding amidase, producing the protein MTDLSRLDAVAQASLVSRGELSALELVDAAIRRIEALEPSIHALASHDFTAARARAAQKPSGPLAGVPFLLKDLLPYPGQRCAMGSRLFRSNMAREGSPYTERLDAAGLITLGKSTTSEFGLLGSTETLLEGVTHNPWDLTRSATGSSGGAAAAVASGMVPLAHASDGGGSIRIPAAACGLFGFMPGRGRLVSTGQALPFDLLRDHCVSRSVRDSALLLSLTEEVGGKAGPPVGYVDRPLARRLRIGFYSRTIMGDAPDPEVAKALERTIALCTELGHELIEAPPPEFDGPTLSTGFFAISAAALTEVAATMKGMLGRPVGPEDFEPFTLSLIDWYRGLPSDTFSRAMVSFEDAGHRMRSYLDGYDVVLCPTVPVAPFALGTLSPELDRETLIRRTEKLAGYTPIHNIAGVPAMSVPLFTASAGWPIGSHFAARRGEEATLLGLAYQLEQAAPWRDRWPSISAT; encoded by the coding sequence ATGACCGATCTCTCCCGTCTTGACGCCGTCGCGCAGGCGAGCCTGGTATCGCGCGGCGAGCTGAGCGCGCTCGAACTCGTTGATGCGGCCATCCGCCGCATCGAAGCCCTGGAGCCCTCCATCCACGCGCTCGCGAGCCACGACTTCACGGCCGCTCGTGCGCGGGCGGCCCAGAAACCAAGCGGCCCCTTGGCGGGCGTTCCGTTCCTCCTGAAGGATCTCCTCCCCTACCCCGGCCAGCGCTGCGCGATGGGCTCTCGCCTCTTCCGCTCCAACATGGCGCGTGAGGGGTCCCCATACACCGAGCGCCTCGACGCGGCGGGCCTCATCACCCTGGGCAAGAGCACGACCTCGGAGTTCGGTCTGCTTGGCAGCACCGAGACGCTGCTCGAGGGTGTGACGCACAACCCGTGGGATCTCACCCGCTCCGCCACGGGCTCATCCGGAGGCGCTGCGGCCGCCGTCGCCAGCGGCATGGTGCCGCTTGCTCACGCAAGCGACGGCGGCGGCTCGATCCGGATCCCCGCAGCCGCGTGTGGCCTCTTCGGCTTCATGCCGGGGCGTGGACGGCTCGTGTCCACGGGCCAGGCCCTCCCCTTCGATCTCTTGCGCGATCACTGCGTGAGCCGGAGTGTGCGCGATAGCGCGCTCCTGCTCTCGCTCACCGAGGAAGTCGGCGGCAAGGCGGGACCGCCCGTCGGCTATGTCGACCGACCGCTCGCGCGTCGGCTCCGCATCGGCTTCTACTCGCGGACGATCATGGGCGACGCTCCGGACCCGGAGGTCGCGAAGGCACTCGAGCGAACGATCGCGCTCTGCACCGAGCTGGGCCATGAGCTCATCGAGGCGCCACCGCCCGAGTTCGACGGTCCGACCCTCTCGACGGGATTCTTCGCCATCTCGGCCGCGGCGCTGACAGAGGTCGCCGCGACGATGAAGGGCATGCTCGGACGCCCCGTCGGCCCCGAAGACTTCGAGCCATTCACGCTCTCGTTGATCGACTGGTATCGCGGGCTGCCGAGCGACACGTTCTCGCGCGCCATGGTGAGCTTCGAGGACGCGGGCCACCGCATGCGTTCCTACCTCGACGGATATGACGTCGTGCTGTGCCCGACGGTGCCAGTCGCGCCTTTCGCCCTGGGCACGCTCTCGCCCGAGCTCGATCGAGAGACGTTGATCCGTCGTACCGAGAAGCTCGCCGGGTACACGCCCATCCATAACATCGCGGGCGTACCCGCCATGAGCGTGCCGCTCTTCACCGCCTCGGCCGGCTGGCCGATCGGCAGCCATTTCGCCGCGCGTCGGGGCGAAGAGGCGACCCTGCTCGGCCTCGCCTATCAGCTCGAGCAGGCCGCTCCCTGGCGCGACCGGTGGCCCTCGATCTCCGCCACCTGA
- a CDS encoding VOC family protein encodes MPKKVRPVPKGFTTVTPHLAVKDAHAALAFYKKAFGAKVLGKMLAPDGKVMHSDVQIGDAHVFVSDPMMNSVPSSSTLHLYVENADKAWKKAVGAGAQVVMPLENVFWGDRYGVLSDPFGQQWAICSQVEDVAPAEMKKRIKAMFSQPPPK; translated from the coding sequence ATGCCGAAGAAGGTTCGTCCTGTTCCGAAGGGCTTCACCACCGTCACGCCACATCTCGCGGTCAAGGATGCCCATGCGGCCCTGGCCTTCTACAAGAAGGCCTTCGGCGCGAAGGTGCTGGGGAAGATGCTGGCTCCAGATGGCAAGGTGATGCACTCGGACGTCCAGATTGGAGATGCCCACGTCTTCGTCTCTGATCCGATGATGAACAGTGTGCCGAGTTCCAGCACCCTGCACCTGTACGTGGAGAACGCGGACAAGGCGTGGAAGAAGGCGGTGGGGGCGGGCGCTCAGGTTGTCATGCCGCTGGAGAACGTGTTCTGGGGAGATCGATACGGCGTCCTGTCGGATCCGTTTGGCCAGCAGTGGGCCATCTGCAGCCAGGTCGAGGACGTAGCTCCGGCGGAGATGAAGAAGCGCATCAAGGCGATGTTCTCGCAGCCTCCGCCGAAGTAG
- a CDS encoding pentapeptide repeat-containing protein has protein sequence MPTRRVHGASCFNAPGTFAGIAFSPDSRTLVALLPGEDSTRCVSFAVDSGAVVAQREIKGLWRHVRVLPGGDLIVSSWGKVRRLSPSGKTVWTVEGEQALHLGAVSPDGSLLATVKGASAQVRETKRGTVVHTVREKEGDLYAVAFSADGGLLATGSSKGMVRLYDARKGKEQAKRKSNKVISLAFSPGGELLLVGQGTGKVELWQVNALRPVSSFVGYHGFEQGGGAGCRWVCFSPDGKRAFSLGNERRLRSWSIPGGGKGPAIEVPGRHEQGSVTALSPDGRWLATGSTPGALSVWSTKDGEPVVKNAVQAPIQGLALTPRAVVAASMSSYASWARSTGAMTEIPAVFPPTDVKGLSSGLLVRLDYQSIFVGKTLDPKADSAFELSEYASGALSLSRGGTLLAAPAQNNVELWELKRGVCLATLPHAERTMACAFGPKDAWLVTADEALHLWRLGKTPEVIRDIVIDSGGSDTIVRGLAVSERGWIAVSVDGSDNNASAESSLLVVDPRSGETVARLERPGVRLGQVAFVGGARIAVVDSSGRLLLADAADPQKAHWLEAQEAEDVWPEGSMREALPLATLGDDVAYVGPDGNVVVQTLPQVKPEAGAPFLLEALGAEGAKPEAMFEQRLAGTRFLFAGRFKDTSANFRELTVKELGGEVATKPDAKVTHVALGENPSAALMPALAAKGAKFKSVSEPALAKLLLPTAGEARALLRNEVKNGARRWNTWRERYVEAGGEDFPTSLQGIDLEGLDLQQYRLAVLDFTGAKLAGANLSGVDLFDTVFRGADLRGAIFTGARCFRTVFSGADLRKARLGVYLASARFDGADLRDADLLGAELMYANFSGADLRGARLPEKLTDVKYDARTRWPKGMRPPA, from the coding sequence ATGCCCACCCGTCGCGTTCATGGCGCCTCCTGCTTCAACGCTCCCGGCACCTTCGCGGGGATCGCCTTCTCCCCTGACTCGCGCACCCTGGTGGCGCTCCTCCCAGGCGAGGACTCCACCCGATGCGTGTCCTTCGCCGTCGACAGTGGCGCTGTCGTCGCTCAGCGCGAGATCAAGGGGCTCTGGAGGCATGTCCGTGTCCTGCCAGGAGGCGATCTCATCGTCTCGTCGTGGGGGAAGGTCCGCCGGCTCTCACCGAGTGGGAAGACGGTCTGGACAGTGGAAGGCGAACAAGCGCTCCATCTCGGCGCGGTGAGCCCGGACGGCTCGTTGCTGGCCACCGTGAAGGGGGCAAGCGCCCAGGTCCGAGAGACGAAGCGAGGCACCGTCGTCCACACCGTACGAGAGAAGGAAGGGGACCTCTACGCCGTCGCCTTCAGCGCCGACGGTGGACTGCTGGCGACCGGCTCGTCGAAGGGAATGGTTCGCCTGTACGACGCACGCAAAGGCAAGGAGCAGGCGAAGCGCAAGAGCAACAAGGTCATCTCCCTCGCGTTCTCGCCCGGGGGGGAGCTCCTGCTCGTCGGCCAGGGGACCGGGAAGGTCGAGCTGTGGCAGGTGAACGCGCTGAGGCCCGTGTCGTCCTTCGTGGGCTATCACGGGTTCGAGCAGGGCGGCGGCGCGGGTTGCAGATGGGTCTGCTTCTCGCCTGACGGAAAACGCGCGTTCTCGCTCGGTAATGAGCGCCGGCTGCGCTCCTGGAGCATCCCGGGTGGCGGCAAAGGACCGGCGATCGAGGTCCCTGGACGGCATGAGCAGGGCTCGGTCACCGCGCTCTCTCCCGATGGCCGCTGGCTTGCCACCGGCTCCACCCCGGGGGCGTTGAGTGTCTGGTCGACGAAGGACGGCGAACCCGTGGTGAAGAACGCGGTGCAGGCGCCAATCCAGGGGCTCGCGCTCACCCCACGCGCGGTCGTGGCCGCTTCGATGAGCTCCTACGCTTCGTGGGCGCGATCGACTGGCGCGATGACGGAGATTCCCGCGGTGTTCCCTCCGACTGACGTGAAAGGGCTCTCGTCAGGCTTGCTGGTACGGCTGGACTATCAATCGATCTTCGTCGGTAAGACGCTCGATCCGAAGGCTGACTCGGCCTTCGAACTCTCCGAGTACGCCTCCGGTGCCCTCTCCCTGTCGCGGGGAGGAACACTGCTCGCGGCGCCGGCCCAGAACAACGTCGAGCTGTGGGAGCTGAAGCGGGGCGTGTGCCTCGCCACGCTTCCGCACGCCGAGCGGACGATGGCGTGCGCCTTTGGCCCGAAGGACGCGTGGCTGGTGACCGCCGACGAGGCCCTCCACCTCTGGCGGCTGGGAAAGACACCGGAGGTGATTCGCGACATCGTGATCGACAGCGGAGGATCGGACACGATCGTGCGTGGGCTCGCCGTCTCAGAGCGCGGCTGGATCGCCGTCAGCGTGGATGGAAGCGACAACAACGCCAGTGCGGAGAGCTCACTCCTGGTGGTCGATCCGCGCAGCGGCGAGACGGTGGCGCGACTGGAGCGCCCGGGCGTGCGGCTGGGGCAGGTGGCCTTCGTGGGCGGGGCGCGCATCGCGGTCGTTGACTCCTCGGGACGGTTGCTGCTCGCGGACGCGGCCGACCCGCAGAAGGCGCACTGGCTTGAGGCCCAGGAGGCGGAAGACGTGTGGCCCGAAGGGTCGATGCGGGAGGCGCTTCCGTTGGCGACGCTTGGCGATGACGTGGCCTACGTGGGGCCGGACGGCAACGTGGTCGTGCAGACCCTGCCCCAGGTGAAGCCGGAGGCCGGCGCGCCCTTCCTCCTGGAGGCATTGGGAGCAGAGGGCGCGAAGCCAGAGGCGATGTTCGAGCAGCGCCTGGCTGGGACGCGTTTCCTCTTCGCCGGTCGCTTCAAGGACACGAGCGCGAACTTCCGTGAGCTGACCGTGAAGGAACTGGGTGGAGAGGTTGCCACCAAGCCTGACGCGAAGGTCACGCATGTGGCGCTCGGCGAGAACCCCTCCGCTGCGCTGATGCCCGCTCTGGCCGCCAAGGGAGCGAAGTTCAAGTCAGTCTCGGAGCCGGCGTTGGCCAAGCTCCTGCTGCCGACAGCGGGTGAGGCGCGTGCCCTGTTGCGGAACGAGGTGAAGAACGGCGCCAGGCGTTGGAACACCTGGCGCGAGCGATACGTGGAGGCCGGTGGCGAGGACTTTCCCACGTCCCTCCAGGGCATCGACCTGGAGGGACTGGACCTCCAGCAGTACCGGCTGGCGGTGCTGGACTTCACGGGAGCCAAGCTCGCTGGCGCGAACCTCTCGGGCGTGGACCTGTTCGACACCGTCTTCCGTGGCGCCGATCTGCGCGGCGCGATCTTCACCGGCGCCAGGTGCTTCCGCACCGTCTTTAGCGGGGCGGATCTGCGCAAGGCACGCCTCGGCGTATACCTCGCCAGCGCGCGCTTCGACGGGGCCGACCTGCGCGACGCCGATCTCCTCGGCGCCGAGCTGATGTACGCCAACTTCTCTGGCGCCGACCTTCGCGGGGCCAGGCTGCCGGAGAAGCTGACCGACGTGAAGTACGACGCCAGGACCCGGTGGCCCAAGGGCATGCGTCCCCCGGCTTGA
- a CDS encoding glycosyltransferase: MGTTAWISVAVPAFNEGARLPLLVDQFVSEGQGIQSPAVELVISDDGSRAQDAQRYEEIIEAGQERLTAAGAPHKLRCIHAPQNQGKGSAIRRAWSNAAAEARWLAFLDADGAVSGREFWRLAGLLTDEVPFDVLAASRVKMAGRSIDRKLFRHLQGRVFATLTEQLFGLGFYDTQCGLKFLRSELLRPVLERLVEDRWLLDVELLVLLRRQGARFHEEPVDWHEPGGSKVRFGVDPLRMLAGLVQMKSRLGEDGGAGESP; encoded by the coding sequence GTGGGAACGACAGCCTGGATCAGCGTGGCCGTGCCGGCCTTCAACGAGGGAGCACGTCTCCCGCTCCTCGTGGATCAGTTCGTGTCCGAGGGCCAGGGCATCCAGAGCCCGGCGGTCGAGCTGGTCATCTCGGACGATGGCAGCCGCGCACAGGACGCCCAGCGCTACGAGGAGATCATCGAAGCAGGCCAGGAGCGCCTGACCGCGGCGGGCGCGCCACACAAGCTCCGGTGCATCCACGCCCCCCAGAACCAGGGCAAGGGCTCGGCGATCCGTCGCGCCTGGAGCAATGCCGCCGCGGAGGCCCGCTGGCTCGCCTTCCTGGACGCGGACGGCGCCGTCTCGGGCCGCGAGTTCTGGCGCCTTGCAGGGCTGCTCACCGATGAGGTGCCCTTCGACGTGCTGGCCGCCTCCCGCGTGAAGATGGCCGGCCGGAGCATCGACCGGAAGCTCTTCCGTCACCTGCAGGGCCGGGTCTTCGCCACGCTGACGGAGCAGCTCTTCGGGCTGGGCTTCTACGACACGCAGTGCGGGCTCAAGTTCCTGCGCTCCGAGCTGCTGCGTCCGGTGCTGGAGCGCCTCGTCGAGGATCGCTGGCTGCTCGACGTGGAGCTGCTCGTGCTGCTGCGGCGCCAGGGCGCGCGGTTCCACGAAGAGCCCGTCGACTGGCACGAGCCGGGTGGCTCGAAGGTACGCTTCGGCGTGGACCCGCTGCGCATGCTCGCGGGGCTGGTGCAGATGAAGTCACGACTCGGTGAGGATGGCGGCGCCGGGGAGAGTCCGTGA